In the Enterococcus rotai genome, CAGGCTGGGCTTATTCATGATCCTGAATGGGTCATCGCTTCCCTAATTTCATCTCGCCAATACGAAACATTAAAACAGGTCAATAGCCAGTCAAGGCAAGAACAACTCACTTTATTTGACGTAGAACGGTTTGAAACAACGAAACGAAAGGAAGCTCGTTATGCAAATTGAAGAAACAACTGAAGTTTGGGAGTATGACGGCAGTTTTCATGGATTTTTAACAATTGTCTATCATGCTTTTAAAAAAAGACAGTTCCCAGAAATTATTTTAACCCCGGATACTGCTGTTGAAAGTTTGTTTCTCAGTCATTGGATCTCAACCGATACAGCTTTGGCTCATAAAATGTACAAACGGCTACTTACTCGCTTGAGACAAGAAAATAGTCAGTTTATTATTGATGGGTTTTATTGTTCCTTAAAAGAAAAAGAACGATTTTTACTTGATGCGATTCAAATTGCTTTAGAATCAAAAGACTTGCTGTTAAATCATCTTGGACATCCATCTATTTTAGCCTTACAAAATGCCTTAAAGTCTCTTTTTGGTGAAGTTCACTTGTTCACAGGATTTATTCGTTTTGAATACATAGGAGAGCTACTTTATAGCACGATTGCGCCAAAACATTTTTCATTGCCTTACCTATGTCCCCATTTTGCCAAACGATATCCGCAAGAAATGATTATGATCTATGACGAAACACATCGTTTACTTGGTATTATTGAACATGGAGAAATTAGTTTCATTGAAAACAGTGAGCCTCCAACTTTTCATACAAAAGAGAGTGAACAAGAAATCCAAGATTATTGGCGTTCGTTCCTACAAGCCATTACCATTCAAGAACGAAAAAACGAACGAGCTCAGTTGTCACATTTACCTAAACGCTATCGTCATCATATGGTTGATTTCAATTAATCTAGTATTAAAAAAAATGAGGTGGGCTTTGGACATAACTCTGCGAGTCATATTCAAAGCCCACCTCATCTAATAAGATTGATCAGCCATTTAATTCATTCTAAGATGAATTTTTTTCACAATTATTTTATCTGATAAATGGGATTGATTACTTTGTTCTCCAATCACCTCAGCAAAAATATTGGTCCGGTCTTCTTTTTTCTGTAACTGATACTCGATTTTTCCAGTTTCATTCAATTCATTCATCATTTCACTATAGTCGTCTACTTCGATTTTCCGAGTAATAAAGCCTAGTGAAACTAATTGATCATCTAGATTTTTAGAAGATATTAGGGACCCAAAAGCAATTTTTTGACGGATCTCTTGATTTAATTCTGAGATTTTTACCTCTTGACCTTGTTCAGCTTTTTTTTTCTTGATCAATGCTTCGTATTGTTCAACACTCAACATGACACCAGCAACTTTTTTTCTATTATAAATATACACGCCGGAATTCGTTTCTTTTGCTGTTTCAAAAATCGTCATAGGAGATTGCTTCACATCTGTAACTGAAAATGCTATGTCTTTTTTCACTTTATTTTTCATTGTTCAACTTCCCTTCCAGATGATTATATCATACAGAATTTTAGTGTGAAGGGCATTTTGCGATTGTTGCTCTTTTAGTTAGGTGAATTTTAGGTAACAAAAAAGAAGTAACGTTACTAAAGCTCAAAGAGTTTTAATAATGTCACTTAAAAACCGAATATACAGTGTAAAAAAGTCAGTATCTTCCAATTGCCACCTTAACCTGCTGGATTGATCCCTTTGAATCCAATGTCATCCCGATAAAAGGTCCCCGTAGTATCAACTGTATCCAAAACCTTGTATACTGCCTCTTGTGCTTGCTTCAAGGTTTCTCCGCTAGCTTCAACAAGGTAAATTCGTCCGCCATTTGAAATGAGCTGACCGCCTTCTTCTTTTACTCCTGCATAATAAACTTGTTCCGTTTCAATAGTGGAAAAATCAGGAATCAGATGATTTTTTTCATACTGA is a window encoding:
- a CDS encoding TIGR03915 family putative DNA repair protein translates to MQIEETTEVWEYDGSFHGFLTIVYHAFKKRQFPEIILTPDTAVESLFLSHWISTDTALAHKMYKRLLTRLRQENSQFIIDGFYCSLKEKERFLLDAIQIALESKDLLLNHLGHPSILALQNALKSLFGEVHLFTGFIRFEYIGELLYSTIAPKHFSLPYLCPHFAKRYPQEMIMIYDETHRLLGIIEHGEISFIENSEPPTFHTKESEQEIQDYWRSFLQAITIQERKNERAQLSHLPKRYRHHMVDFN
- a CDS encoding type II toxin-antitoxin system Phd/YefM family antitoxin; translated protein: MKNKVKKDIAFSVTDVKQSPMTIFETAKETNSGVYIYNRKKVAGVMLSVEQYEALIKKKKAEQGQEVKISELNQEIRQKIAFGSLISSKNLDDQLVSLGFITRKIEVDDYSEMMNELNETGKIEYQLQKKEDRTNIFAEVIGEQSNQSHLSDKIIVKKIHLRMN